A genomic stretch from Telmatocola sphagniphila includes:
- a CDS encoding MafI family immunity protein, with product MNHASKILEFADRFTGRLDSTLIIQALDYIRYNEEALALEILCEQLFEHEVSISADECTIAETLAMKLNIQSNAIKRLHELVQ from the coding sequence ATGAATCACGCAAGCAAAATTCTGGAATTTGCAGATCGTTTCACCGGGCGATTGGATTCGACGCTCATAATTCAAGCTTTAGACTATATTCGATATAACGAAGAAGCTTTGGCGTTAGAGATTCTATGCGAGCAACTCTTCGAACACGAAGTGTCAATTAGTGCAGATGAATGCACCATTGCAGAAACTTTGGCTATGAAGCTGAACATTCAGTCCAATGCAATTAAGAGACTTCATGAATTGGTGCAATAG
- a CDS encoding TM2 domain-containing protein codes for MSSSGNKTAAGIFGILLGALGIHKFVLVLTTPGIIMLLVSILSCGWGAIPMGIVGFIEGIIYLSKSDEDFYEIYVLNKRAWF; via the coding sequence ATCTCCTCGAGTGGGAACAAAACCGCTGCCGGTATTTTTGGCATTCTGCTTGGTGCGTTGGGAATTCACAAATTCGTTCTGGTGTTAACAACGCCAGGCATAATAATGTTACTCGTTTCAATTCTTAGCTGTGGCTGGGGAGCTATTCCGATGGGAATAGTAGGCTTCATCGAGGGTATAATATACCTTTCAAAAAGTGATGAAGACTTTTATGAAATTTACGTACTTAATAAACGAGCTTGGTTTTAA
- a CDS encoding DUF4214 domain-containing protein has product MKTRKAANLHSWKSSVSLRIEELNERIVLSTVTPITVDTRALGAMNATLEKYAVTAAVQASFSGPLTGTIQGTYTTPQTSSNAGTKYTLQGTANLTNFGQATVTGSVTSVGIIQTGNAIGNLVISNSQGSAILSLTGPSQLSGATLPNTFTYKVISATGAFSSITTQGSLTMALDSLGHWSTNLNITSLNGVAQGTYSAVRSNPDFGTSYTLKGTINITGLGSYNLAGSVQSLGNVAVGQAQGQLVISNSLGSITLSITGPQQKGFAALPGTFSCSVVNATGVFSPATLVNSFQLTLNSNATFSATFGSATTPPPADSGYGSLVDSFYQKYLHREAEPAGRQVWIAALQKGLSAKLLTEYFLSSSEYLQLHGASQATYVRAIYTDILGRPGSEQEIATWVNVWNAGVGQKKVLQFILSSPEAASKNPTLRT; this is encoded by the coding sequence ATGAAGACGCGCAAGGCGGCAAATCTGCATTCCTGGAAAAGCTCTGTATCGCTTCGGATTGAGGAATTAAACGAGCGTATTGTCCTATCCACCGTTACTCCAATCACCGTGGATACCCGGGCGCTGGGAGCGATGAACGCCACCCTCGAGAAATATGCCGTGACGGCGGCCGTCCAGGCCTCCTTTTCCGGGCCATTGACGGGTACGATTCAAGGGACCTATACAACGCCGCAAACCTCTTCGAACGCCGGTACGAAATATACGCTTCAGGGCACTGCGAATCTCACCAATTTCGGTCAGGCGACCGTAACCGGTTCGGTCACATCCGTTGGCATCATCCAGACGGGCAACGCCATCGGAAATCTGGTCATCAGCAATTCCCAGGGAAGTGCCATCCTATCGTTGACGGGCCCCTCTCAGCTCAGCGGCGCGACGTTGCCGAATACCTTCACTTACAAGGTGATTTCCGCAACGGGGGCCTTCAGTTCGATAACCACTCAGGGATCTCTAACGATGGCGCTCGACAGTCTGGGACACTGGTCGACGAATCTGAATATCACCAGCCTGAACGGCGTGGCTCAAGGCACATACTCCGCCGTGCGATCCAATCCCGACTTTGGCACCAGCTACACTTTGAAAGGCACTATCAACATCACCGGTTTGGGGAGTTACAATCTCGCCGGGTCGGTGCAAAGTCTGGGAAATGTGGCCGTCGGGCAGGCTCAAGGGCAACTTGTGATTAGCAATTCGTTGGGTTCGATCACATTATCGATAACCGGACCGCAGCAGAAAGGATTCGCCGCTCTTCCGGGGACGTTCTCCTGCAGTGTTGTGAATGCAACCGGTGTTTTCAGTCCTGCCACTTTAGTGAACTCCTTTCAACTCACCTTGAACTCCAACGCCACATTCTCTGCGACTTTCGGCTCGGCCACGACACCTCCTCCCGCGGATTCGGGTTACGGGTCGCTGGTCGATTCGTTCTACCAGAAGTATCTGCATCGCGAAGCGGAACCGGCCGGTCGGCAGGTGTGGATTGCAGCTTTGCAGAAGGGATTGTCCGCGAAGCTATTGACGGAATATTTCCTCAGTTCCTCCGAGTATCTGCAATTGCATGGAGCGAGCCAGGCGACCTATGTTCGGGCCATCTATACCGACATTCTGGGAAGGCCCGGTTCCGAACAGGAAATTGCCACCTGGGTTAATGTGTGGAATGCCGGGGTGGGGCAGAAGAAAGTGCTGCAGTTCATCCTGAGCTCGCCGGAAGCGGCCTCGAAGAATCCCACGCTGCGGACGTAA
- a CDS encoding PQQ-binding-like beta-propeller repeat protein: MYRVLLWVSILVSFTPAATLAEDWPQFRGMHRDGKSSETGLLKEWPQNGPKLLWTFDKAGVGYAGPVIVGTNLYTSVGRGNTEFVICLDLSKETPTEIWQAKIGPLFKWQGNKWNRGPNVSPTVDGDSVYALGGNGDLVCVDRKSGSERWRKNLPRDFGGEVNPIGGGTEEPTPLGWGYAAAPLVDGENLICSCGGKKGLMIALKKSSGELVWQSMQVAEQASYSSPVVADLGGVRQFIQVLNSGIVGISAKDGKLLWRYKRETPYDDVVVATPILQDDYIFSSVGFGQGCDLIQIALEKGQFTVHKIFSNKNVENRDGGMVIVDGYLYGHSENKGWFCQEFKTGKNLWDDKDSLGRGSIAYADGMLYCQAERGGVVVLIEASPKGWTEKGRLKLPRQSANRLPSGENWTQPVISGGKLYLRDQEFIYCYDLKK; the protein is encoded by the coding sequence ATGTACCGCGTGCTTCTCTGGGTATCAATCCTCGTATCTTTCACCCCGGCCGCTACCCTGGCGGAAGACTGGCCACAATTCCGAGGAATGCACCGCGATGGGAAATCGAGCGAAACCGGCTTATTGAAAGAATGGCCCCAAAACGGCCCCAAGCTGCTCTGGACTTTCGACAAAGCCGGTGTCGGCTACGCTGGGCCGGTGATTGTGGGAACCAATTTGTACACCTCCGTCGGCCGGGGAAATACGGAATTCGTCATTTGTCTCGATCTCTCCAAGGAAACCCCAACGGAAATCTGGCAGGCCAAGATCGGCCCGCTGTTCAAATGGCAAGGCAACAAGTGGAATCGCGGGCCAAATGTTTCGCCCACGGTCGACGGCGATTCGGTCTACGCCCTGGGCGGCAACGGCGATCTGGTTTGTGTCGATCGAAAATCGGGAAGCGAGCGCTGGCGGAAAAATCTCCCGCGAGATTTCGGCGGCGAAGTGAACCCGATCGGCGGCGGAACCGAAGAACCCACACCTCTGGGTTGGGGCTACGCGGCCGCACCGCTCGTCGATGGTGAAAACCTTATCTGCTCCTGCGGAGGTAAAAAAGGTTTGATGATCGCCCTGAAAAAATCCTCCGGTGAATTGGTCTGGCAATCGATGCAAGTGGCCGAGCAAGCCAGTTATTCCTCGCCGGTAGTGGCGGATCTTGGTGGGGTACGGCAATTTATCCAAGTTCTCAATTCCGGAATCGTTGGCATATCAGCCAAAGACGGCAAGCTATTGTGGAGGTACAAACGGGAAACCCCTTATGACGATGTGGTGGTAGCCACGCCGATCCTTCAGGATGACTACATTTTTTCGAGCGTCGGGTTCGGTCAGGGCTGCGATCTCATTCAGATCGCTCTGGAAAAAGGGCAATTCACCGTGCACAAAATCTTCTCAAACAAAAACGTCGAAAATCGCGATGGCGGCATGGTAATCGTCGATGGCTATTTGTACGGCCATTCGGAAAACAAGGGCTGGTTCTGCCAGGAATTTAAAACCGGAAAAAATCTCTGGGACGATAAAGACTCGCTCGGCCGCGGCTCCATCGCCTACGCCGACGGTATGCTCTATTGCCAGGCCGAGCGCGGCGGCGTGGTCGTATTAATTGAAGCCAGCCCCAAGGGGTGGACCGAGAAAGGCCGATTAAAACTGCCCCGCCAGTCGGCCAACCGGCTTCCCAGCGGGGAGAACTGGACGCAGCCGGTGATTTCCGGTGGAAAACTCTATCTTCGTGATCAGGAGTTCATTTACTGCTACGATCTGAAGAAGTAG
- the ychF gene encoding redox-regulated ATPase YchF, with protein sequence MGFKCGIVGLPNVGKSTLFNALLSTMQAEAANYPFCTIEPNLGRVQVPDDRLQKLAAIAGSATIIPTQLEFVDIAGLVRGASKGEGLGNKFLSHIREVDAILYVLRCFEDGDIVHVENNIDPLRDAEIVETELMLADLESVEKRLPPLQKRAKGGDVEAIEQVTVMERVLKAVAEGKPARSIEIKNASEKKALEMLHLLTSKPILFICNVDEGSAATGNSLSAKVEEMAKKRNAPCVVISARIEAEISMLQSDQEKKEFLDSLGLPETGLSRIIKAGYSLLDLVTYFTVGPKEARAWTIPIGTTAPQAAGVIHTDFERGFIRAETIAYPDYVEHNGESGTKKAGKFRLEGKEYIVQDGDVLHFRFNV encoded by the coding sequence ATGGGCTTTAAGTGTGGTATTGTCGGTTTGCCGAACGTCGGAAAATCGACCCTGTTTAATGCCCTGTTATCGACCATGCAGGCGGAAGCCGCCAACTATCCTTTTTGCACCATCGAACCGAATCTGGGCCGGGTCCAGGTCCCCGATGATCGGCTGCAGAAATTAGCTGCCATTGCCGGTTCGGCCACCATCATTCCCACCCAATTGGAATTCGTGGATATCGCCGGTCTGGTGCGCGGGGCCAGCAAAGGGGAAGGGCTCGGTAACAAGTTTCTTTCCCACATCCGTGAGGTCGATGCGATTCTCTATGTTCTGCGCTGCTTCGAGGATGGCGACATTGTCCACGTCGAGAATAATATCGATCCGTTGCGCGATGCCGAGATCGTGGAAACCGAACTGATGCTGGCCGACCTGGAAAGCGTCGAGAAGCGGCTGCCGCCGTTGCAGAAACGAGCCAAGGGGGGCGACGTCGAGGCCATTGAACAAGTTACTGTGATGGAGAGGGTGTTGAAGGCCGTGGCGGAGGGTAAGCCGGCGCGCTCGATTGAAATCAAGAATGCGAGTGAGAAGAAAGCGCTGGAGATGCTGCATCTCCTGACCTCCAAGCCGATTCTGTTCATCTGCAACGTCGATGAAGGGTCCGCGGCGACCGGCAACTCTCTCTCGGCCAAGGTGGAAGAAATGGCCAAGAAGCGAAATGCTCCCTGTGTAGTCATTTCTGCTCGAATCGAAGCGGAAATCTCGATGCTGCAGAGCGATCAGGAAAAGAAAGAGTTTCTGGATTCGCTCGGGCTGCCCGAGACCGGTTTGTCGCGGATCATCAAAGCCGGGTACTCGCTGCTCGATTTGGTGACTTATTTCACGGTCGGGCCGAAGGAAGCGCGGGCGTGGACGATCCCGATTGGAACTACCGCACCGCAGGCGGCCGGGGTGATTCATACCGATTTCGAGCGAGGTTTCATTCGGGCCGAGACGATTGCCTACCCCGATTACGTCGAACACAACGGCGAGTCGGGAACCAAGAAGGCCGGGAAGTTCCGGCTGGAAGGCAAAGAGTACATCGTGCAGGATGGCGATGTGCTGCACTTCCGTTTTAACGTTTAA
- a CDS encoding AAA family ATPase: MSSAKLREEIQTQLDKLEANFSRLVVGQKPLFQKLMVVLLSDGHMLLEGLPGLAKTLAIRTLASLLNLPFHRVQFTPDLLPADILGTQIYQPQTGEFRIRKGPIFAGILLADEINRAPAKVQSALLEAMQERQVTIGETTFPLPEPFLVLATQNPIDQEGTYPLPEASLDRFLLKAVVGYPSRDEELQILDRQAPIANPPKLEPVMGLEELKQLRAAVDLIHLDPKLKNYIVDVVRATRHPEEYQLDIGGWIQFGASPRATIALARIAKAQALLAGRDYVNPDDIRSLSYDVLRHRIVMSYEGESQEKKPDDVVKAILGKLPIP; encoded by the coding sequence ATGTCTTCAGCAAAGTTACGGGAAGAGATTCAGACCCAACTGGATAAACTGGAAGCGAACTTCTCCCGATTGGTCGTCGGCCAGAAGCCACTTTTCCAGAAACTGATGGTCGTCTTGCTCTCGGATGGGCACATGCTGCTCGAAGGATTGCCCGGGCTTGCCAAAACTCTGGCCATCCGAACCCTCGCCAGTCTATTGAATCTTCCCTTCCATCGCGTTCAATTTACGCCGGATCTTCTGCCAGCCGACATTCTGGGCACGCAGATCTATCAGCCGCAGACCGGGGAATTTCGCATCCGCAAGGGGCCAATCTTCGCCGGAATCTTACTCGCCGATGAGATCAACCGCGCCCCGGCCAAAGTCCAGTCGGCCCTGCTGGAAGCCATGCAGGAACGACAGGTCACCATCGGCGAAACGACTTTTCCGCTTCCCGAGCCGTTTCTCGTTCTGGCCACTCAGAACCCCATCGATCAGGAAGGGACTTATCCACTTCCTGAGGCATCGCTCGATCGATTTCTTCTAAAAGCGGTGGTCGGCTATCCAAGCCGGGACGAAGAACTGCAAATTCTCGATAGACAGGCCCCCATCGCCAACCCGCCGAAACTCGAGCCAGTTATGGGCCTGGAAGAATTGAAGCAGTTACGAGCAGCGGTGGATTTGATCCATCTCGATCCCAAATTAAAAAACTATATCGTCGACGTCGTCCGGGCGACCCGGCATCCCGAAGAGTACCAACTCGACATCGGCGGCTGGATTCAATTCGGTGCCAGCCCGCGAGCCACCATCGCCCTGGCCCGCATCGCCAAAGCTCAGGCCCTGCTGGCCGGTCGCGACTATGTGAATCCGGATGATATTCGCAGCCTGAGTTACGATGTGCTTCGCCATCGCATTGTCATGTCCTACGAAGGCGAATCGCAGGAGAAGAAACCGGATGACGTGGTGAAAGCGATTCTCGGGAAGCTGCCGATTCCCTAA
- a CDS encoding metallopeptidase family protein, with amino-acid sequence MTLKEFEKTVRDVMESLPSEFYPLMENVTVEVAEEPDRELLERAGFTEEEIQEGDSLLGLFDPMELPSPWSGEAIDTQDMPHTLWIFKNPHEEEFPDPKRLRIEIRKTVIHELAHHFGFTERDLQKFDDNPNPFSKEQD; translated from the coding sequence ATGACCCTGAAAGAATTCGAAAAGACCGTTCGAGACGTCATGGAATCCCTGCCGTCGGAATTCTATCCGTTGATGGAAAATGTCACGGTGGAAGTGGCGGAAGAGCCGGATCGGGAGTTGCTGGAACGGGCGGGATTTACCGAAGAGGAGATTCAGGAGGGGGATTCTCTCCTGGGTTTATTCGATCCGATGGAATTGCCTTCGCCCTGGTCGGGGGAAGCCATCGATACTCAGGATATGCCGCATACGCTCTGGATATTTAAGAACCCCCACGAAGAAGAATTCCCCGATCCAAAGAGGCTGAGGATAGAGATTCGCAAAACGGTGATCCACGAACTGGCCCACCATTTCGGCTTCACCGAACGGGACCTTCAGAAGTTTGACGATAACCCCAACCCTTTTTCGAAAGAGCAGGACTGA
- a CDS encoding 1-acyl-sn-glycerol-3-phosphate acyltransferase, with product MPSSEATAARNSILWLWLASFGRAAGENAIRVLMLRNLITRGTPEESMVSSCRLLFFWLVFACLPALVLAPLIGGVATGRPRRAVLLGGTLAALGVIVFCTFTKGPLLSLAGVLAVESVFFACIRFSAIAPLTKQARLSVLMIQGLMLIATLGGMFLGFEYSYGFDPELKVPEASLPEGLQLALAGYTLAFVALLFLKLPAEEGNFLQEGLIVPFVRAAIGSLRVKLLRRSLIALTLLFALQMLNFVMIYSIEKDADEYYYPLAILIGVVCAMFFDHPFRCLAVLPVTSLLAVGVVIWGMSSGDWQWPGLILGGLIGFCSLAPLTQLHIHSPNSQRGRIFAFAFSLCAIVTLLCCIALLKYERNPDLGRHDVGYVLLAVAGIFALFSWVAFMRPFVEGVTDLCLTPFYRIQAVGEDLYDMPANGAMLVIANHAAWFDPLWLAKVLPRPTTPMMTASFYDLPVISFLMRKVIGTIRVPEIAVRREAPEIQEAIQALDRQECVVLFPEGYLRRKEEQPIRRFGRGVWQIVSAKPELPVYACWIEGSWGSFFSYMNGKPTKNKKFDRLRKIRIAVRKIEPLLPETRASHMATRQALLAEVVKCRELLGLPDVKLTASMEVEGKEGEG from the coding sequence ATGCCGTCATCGGAAGCAACCGCCGCAAGAAATTCCATTTTGTGGTTATGGCTGGCCAGCTTCGGCCGGGCGGCGGGGGAAAATGCGATTCGCGTTCTGATGCTGCGAAACCTCATTACCCGCGGTACGCCCGAAGAGTCGATGGTGAGCTCCTGCCGACTTCTATTTTTCTGGCTGGTGTTCGCCTGCTTGCCCGCTCTGGTACTTGCACCGCTGATCGGCGGCGTGGCGACCGGCCGTCCGCGGCGCGCGGTTCTGCTGGGCGGAACTCTCGCGGCGTTAGGGGTCATCGTTTTCTGCACATTCACCAAAGGGCCCTTGCTCAGCCTGGCCGGGGTGCTGGCGGTGGAATCGGTATTTTTTGCCTGTATCCGTTTCTCCGCGATAGCCCCTCTGACTAAACAAGCACGTTTGTCCGTATTGATGATTCAAGGGTTGATGCTCATTGCCACGCTCGGCGGGATGTTTCTCGGCTTCGAATATTCGTACGGTTTCGATCCCGAATTGAAGGTGCCGGAAGCCTCCCTACCTGAAGGATTGCAATTAGCTCTTGCCGGCTACACCCTGGCCTTTGTCGCGCTCTTATTTCTGAAACTCCCGGCGGAGGAAGGGAACTTCCTCCAGGAGGGCTTGATTGTCCCCTTTGTTCGGGCGGCCATCGGATCCCTGCGGGTGAAGTTGTTGCGGCGCAGTCTGATCGCTCTGACGCTCCTGTTTGCTTTACAGATGCTCAATTTCGTAATGATCTATTCGATTGAGAAGGATGCGGACGAGTATTACTATCCTCTGGCCATTTTGATCGGCGTGGTTTGTGCGATGTTCTTCGATCATCCGTTTCGCTGTCTGGCGGTACTACCGGTGACCTCGCTGTTGGCAGTCGGGGTAGTGATTTGGGGCATGAGTTCGGGCGATTGGCAATGGCCCGGTCTGATTCTGGGGGGTCTGATCGGTTTTTGTTCCCTGGCTCCACTCACGCAACTCCACATCCATTCCCCGAATTCGCAGCGCGGCCGGATTTTCGCTTTTGCGTTCTCGCTCTGTGCCATCGTCACATTGCTCTGTTGCATTGCACTTTTGAAGTACGAGCGGAATCCCGATCTGGGCCGGCACGACGTCGGATACGTCCTCCTGGCCGTGGCGGGAATTTTTGCCCTATTTAGCTGGGTCGCTTTTATGCGGCCTTTTGTGGAAGGGGTGACCGACTTGTGTCTGACGCCGTTTTACCGAATCCAGGCGGTGGGCGAGGATCTGTACGACATGCCCGCGAACGGCGCGATGCTGGTAATAGCTAATCACGCCGCCTGGTTCGATCCTTTATGGCTGGCTAAGGTGCTACCCCGACCGACGACACCCATGATGACCGCATCGTTTTACGATCTGCCGGTCATCTCTTTTCTGATGCGAAAAGTCATCGGTACCATTCGCGTGCCGGAGATCGCGGTGAGGCGGGAAGCTCCCGAGATTCAGGAAGCAATCCAGGCTCTGGACCGTCAGGAGTGCGTCGTTCTGTTTCCCGAAGGCTATCTGCGCCGCAAAGAGGAACAACCGATCCGCCGGTTCGGTCGGGGGGTCTGGCAGATTGTTTCCGCCAAGCCCGAGCTACCGGTCTATGCCTGCTGGATCGAGGGGAGTTGGGGCAGCTTCTTTTCCTATATGAATGGCAAGCCGACCAAGAACAAGAAGTTTGATCGCTTGCGGAAAATTCGCATTGCCGTGAGGAAGATCGAACCGTTATTGCCGGAAACCCGGGCCAGTCACATGGCCACCCGACAGGCGCTGCTAGCCGAAGTGGTGAAATGCCGGGAGCTTCTGGGATTGCCCGACGTCAAACTGACGGCTTCCATGGAAGTTGAGGGGAAAGAGGGCGAGGGATAA
- a CDS encoding tRNA (cytidine(34)-2'-O)-methyltransferase: MMHVALWEPEIPPNTGNIARLCAATGSRLHLIGRLGFRTDAKSLRRAGLDYWESVDLVFHDSFEEFERAIPPEKILCIETNGEQYYTQARFEDGDCLLFGNESSGLPATILDRFRSRTFGIPMPTGKVRSINLATSAGIVLYEALRQVNNW, from the coding sequence ATGATGCACGTGGCTCTCTGGGAGCCGGAGATCCCGCCGAATACCGGAAATATTGCACGGCTCTGTGCCGCTACTGGCTCCCGGCTTCACCTGATCGGCCGACTCGGGTTTCGTACCGATGCCAAAAGTCTTCGGAGGGCCGGCCTGGATTACTGGGAATCGGTGGATCTCGTTTTCCACGATTCTTTTGAGGAATTCGAACGGGCGATCCCCCCCGAAAAAATTCTCTGCATCGAAACCAACGGCGAACAGTACTACACCCAGGCCCGATTTGAGGACGGCGATTGCCTGCTTTTCGGCAACGAATCGAGTGGCCTACCGGCCACGATTCTAGATCGGTTTCGAAGCCGTACATTCGGTATACCCATGCCAACCGGTAAAGTCCGCAGCATCAATCTGGCCACCTCCGCGGGTATAGTTTTGTACGAAGCGCTGCGCCAAGTGAATAACTGGTAG
- a CDS encoding FtsK/SpoIIIE family DNA translocase, whose protein sequence is MKDAHPEVPRKSIDLTAALFLAYGLVLTGLLFVQNTTRSNSLPAFLPNPAGQFLDWPNQYLFNSLGFAAYGLAGIWILVGLIGFWRTSMIRWVSRALGWFSLVFISTVILHRIDTFSTQPSSKGAGGSVGSYLVTMLAEQFGQIGFWVVTSGAIFGALSLGWPELLRWLGRRLQDSLDALAWSLVQFSRAISPRMRSKLIALNPSTPVVAGAKKKAGSAEEIQILPLRPRATVPINPKNKEPKKASVPVKSATQDIVPFSPPMPKNQPPVVEYSLPPLSLLEDAVTPTQVDKPEQLQSTAQLLEQTFAEFGVKVSVIGIHTGPVITQFEIALDTGLRLSKVTALADDLALKLEVRSIRIVPMQGKNTVGVEVPNKHRAIVRIKELVTSAEEKIAKCKLPLFLGRDNEGGPLIYDLAEMPHLLVAGRTGTGKSVCLNSIILSLLLTRRPDECKMIMIDPKKVELAEYGRLPHLMHPVVTDSKKSETILSWAVDKMEERYELLRRARVRNISTYNELSYEEIVSRVQPISEEDYAKIPTFMPYIVIVVDEVGDLLMEMKKEVEGHIIRLAQKSRASGIHLILTTQRPTVDVITGLIKSNLPARICFQVASRMDSRVVLDEMGAEKLLGKGDMLFLQPNTSSIVRAQGAYASDPEINRIVAELEVENPVYDAELLNLKNRSEEGDSEGASAPDTANIKQRDKLFDSAVEIVVREGRGSVSLLQRALGIGYGRAARLIDMMAEAGIVGEYNGAQAREVLFTAEQWAMQNQSDSESDLAESA, encoded by the coding sequence ATGAAGGATGCACACCCCGAAGTGCCTCGAAAGTCTATCGATCTTACCGCCGCGTTGTTCCTGGCCTATGGCCTGGTTCTTACGGGCCTATTGTTCGTGCAGAATACCACACGGTCGAACTCTCTGCCGGCCTTTCTGCCCAACCCGGCCGGCCAGTTTCTGGACTGGCCGAATCAATACCTGTTCAACTCGCTCGGCTTCGCTGCTTATGGCCTGGCCGGAATCTGGATTCTGGTGGGCCTGATTGGCTTCTGGCGAACGAGTATGATTCGCTGGGTCTCTCGAGCCCTCGGCTGGTTCTCCCTGGTTTTTATCAGTACGGTCATTCTGCATCGGATCGACACCTTTTCGACGCAGCCCAGTTCCAAGGGGGCCGGCGGAAGCGTCGGCAGTTATCTGGTCACGATGCTTGCCGAGCAATTTGGTCAGATCGGTTTCTGGGTGGTTACCTCCGGGGCAATCTTCGGAGCGTTGAGTCTTGGCTGGCCGGAGCTTTTGCGCTGGCTGGGACGTCGTCTTCAGGATTCGCTCGATGCTCTGGCCTGGAGTCTCGTGCAGTTCAGCCGGGCTATATCGCCGCGCATGCGATCCAAGTTGATTGCTTTGAACCCCTCAACACCCGTAGTGGCCGGGGCTAAAAAGAAGGCTGGCAGTGCCGAGGAAATCCAGATTCTTCCCTTGCGACCGCGCGCGACGGTGCCGATCAATCCGAAGAACAAGGAACCGAAGAAGGCCTCGGTACCGGTCAAATCCGCCACGCAGGATATCGTGCCGTTTTCGCCGCCGATGCCCAAGAATCAGCCCCCGGTGGTCGAATATTCTCTGCCGCCTCTGAGCCTTCTGGAAGATGCGGTGACGCCGACGCAGGTCGACAAACCGGAACAGCTGCAATCGACGGCCCAGCTTTTGGAGCAAACCTTCGCCGAGTTTGGTGTGAAGGTCAGCGTGATCGGCATTCACACGGGCCCCGTCATCACTCAGTTCGAAATTGCTCTTGATACCGGGCTCCGACTCTCCAAGGTGACTGCGCTGGCGGATGACCTGGCTTTGAAGCTGGAAGTTCGCTCGATCCGTATCGTGCCGATGCAGGGCAAGAATACCGTCGGCGTGGAAGTGCCGAATAAGCACCGGGCGATCGTCCGCATCAAGGAATTGGTAACCTCGGCCGAGGAAAAGATCGCTAAGTGTAAGCTTCCATTATTTCTGGGTCGGGATAACGAAGGCGGGCCGCTCATTTATGACCTGGCCGAGATGCCGCACTTGCTGGTTGCTGGGCGAACGGGTACCGGGAAATCGGTCTGCTTGAACTCGATTATTCTGAGCTTGTTGCTGACGCGCCGACCAGACGAATGCAAGATGATCATGATCGATCCCAAGAAGGTCGAATTGGCCGAGTATGGTCGGTTGCCGCACCTGATGCATCCGGTGGTGACCGATTCCAAGAAGTCGGAAACCATCCTGTCCTGGGCCGTCGATAAGATGGAGGAACGCTACGAACTGCTCCGACGAGCCCGCGTTCGAAATATTTCCACTTATAACGAGCTTTCTTACGAAGAAATTGTGTCGCGGGTGCAGCCGATCAGCGAAGAGGATTACGCGAAGATCCCGACGTTTATGCCCTATATCGTCATCGTCGTCGATGAAGTTGGCGATCTGCTGATGGAGATGAAGAAGGAAGTGGAAGGGCACATCATCCGATTGGCTCAGAAGTCGCGGGCATCGGGCATCCACCTGATTCTGACAACGCAACGGCCGACGGTGGACGTGATTACTGGCTTGATCAAATCCAACCTTCCCGCCCGGATCTGTTTCCAGGTGGCCAGCCGCATGGATAGCCGGGTGGTTCTCGATGAGATGGGGGCGGAGAAACTGCTCGGTAAGGGGGATATGCTCTTCCTGCAGCCGAATACCAGCAGCATCGTTCGGGCGCAAGGGGCTTATGCGAGCGATCCGGAAATCAATCGGATCGTGGCTGAGTTGGAAGTGGAGAATCCGGTCTACGATGCGGAGCTATTGAATCTGAAGAATCGCAGCGAGGAGGGCGATTCCGAAGGCGCCTCCGCTCCGGATACAGCCAATATCAAACAACGGGATAAATTATTCGATTCCGCAGTGGAAATCGTAGTACGCGAAGGGCGCGGCAGCGTTTCGCTGTTGCAGCGGGCGCTGGGTATTGGATATGGCCGGGCAGCGCGTCTTATCGATATGATGGCCGAGGCGGGCATCGTGGGCGAATACAACGGGGCCCAGGCTCGCGAAGTGCTGTTCACGGCCGAGCAGTGGGCGATGCAGAACCAATCGGATTCGGAAAGCGATCTGGCCGAAAGTGCCTGA